CGGGTGCGTCTGGAGGCATTGAAGGGCACCGTGCAGTTGGCAGTGGTGGCGATGGATGTCTCGCGACACAGTCTCGACAAGGTGACCCCGGTGCTCCGGGCCCGTAGCATCGAAGTGATCGAGTGGCCGAGTTCGGCCGAGTTGGGCGGCGCGGTGGGTCGGGACACGACTGCCGCTGTCGGTATCGTAGATCAGGCGCTGGCGCGCGGTATCCGTGGCGCCGTGGCCGGGGCAGCCCCGGCGGGCGACGCGACGCGCGTTTCGCGGTAGGAGGACGGGTTGAGCAAGCTTCGTGTGCATGACATGGCAGGTGAGTTCGGCATCTCGGCAGACGAGGTGATCGCGCTGCTGCGCCAGATGGACGTTCCGGTTCGCAGCCATTTGTCGCTGCTGACTGACGATCAGGTTTCCCGTATTCGTGCTCGTTGGGAGCGCGAAAAACGCGTGCGCGCTGAAAAGGCGCAGCCGGCACCCGTCGCGACGCCACGTCGACGTCGGACGGGCGCAGCGCCCGAGGCGCCCGTCGTCGCGGAAGTGCAGCCCGAGCCGGTCGCGCATTCGGTTCGCCGTCGTCGCCGTTCGGAAACGGATGGCGCGCTGGATGGTGCGGATGCGGTCGCCGAGGCAGTGGAGGAAGCACCCACCGCAACGGTCGTGGAGCAGTCGCCACCGCCCAGTGCGCCGCCGACAAGCGCACCAGTGCGGCGCTCCGCCGCCGTGCCCGATCGCGACACGTCAGCCGAGTCGGACCAGTCTTCGATTGAGACGGTCGCGGAACCCGCGACGCCGGCGAAGCCTGCCGTCGTGGCTCCCGCGCGGGAAGCGACCGCCGTCGAACCATCCGCATCGGCAACCAACGTCAGCGAAGAGCCCAAGGCAGCGGCGCCAGTAGTGGCGACGACACCTCCGGTCGCGGACACTCCGCCAACGTCGGCCCCGGTCATCGAGTCCGCGAAGGTGCCGCCGGTGTCACCGGTGATCCCCACGGCAGACGCGGCGGCGGTTGTGTCGCCAGCGGCGCCGCCGCTGTCGCCCGATCGGCCGCGTCCTCGTCCGGTCGTTCCTGGCGCTCCGCGCCCGCGCGCCGGATCAAGCGGAACACCGAACTTCGGAACGGCACGCCCGATCGCGTCGGCAGCACCCGGTGGTGGTCTGGGCCAAGGTCAGCGTCGCGATGACCGCCGACCCGGGATGCCGGGCGCTGGCGGTCAGCAGGGTGGACAGGGTGGAGCACCAGGTGCTCAACCTGGGGGTCAAGGCGCCAGCGCCGCAGCGGCGAGCAGTCAGTCGGCGCGTCGCGGCAAGAAGGGCAAGCGCGGCTCGGTGGATCAGGAAGCGGTAACGGCGAACATCTCGAAGACGATGACGGCGATGCGCGGTCCCGTGCAGCGCGGGCGCAGTGGTCGACGCTTCGGCACGGAAATGCGCGAAGAGATGGAGTCGCAGCGCGTGGCGGCCGTGGAGCGCGAGCGCAAGACGGTGCGCGTCAACGAGTTCATCACCGTTTCCGAACTGGCGCAGACGCTGGGCATCTCGGCCACCCAGATTGTCGGATTTGCGTTCAAGACGCTCGCGTTGATGGTCACCATCAATCAGCGATTGGATTTTGATCAGATCGAACTGATCGCCAGCGAGTTCGGTTTCCAGGCGGTCAAGGAAAGCGATTACGCGGCGGATCTGCTGGAGACGGTGGAAGCGGATGCCAAGGAGGATCTGCGACCCCGGCCGCCGGTCGTGACCATCATGGGTCACGTCGATCACGGCAAGACGTCATTGCTCGACTACATCCGGAAGGCCAATGTGGTGGCCGGTGAGGCTGGCGGCATTACGCAGCACATCGGTGCCTACCATGTGCAGGTGGGCAACGACCGCCAGATCACGTTCCTCGATACACCGGGTCACGAAGCGTTCACGGCGATGCGCGCCCGTGGCGCACATGTCACCGATATCGTGGTCATCGTCATCGCGGCGGATGATCAAGTGATGCCGCAGACGGTCGAGGCGATTTCCCACGCCAAGAGCGCGGGCGTGCCGATCATCATCGCGATCAACAAGGTGGATCTGCCGACGGCGGATATCGCCAAGGTGAAGCAGGACCTGCTGCAGCATGATGTCGTCCTCGAGCAGTTCGGCGGCACCGTGTTGCACTCGGAGATTTCCGCCAAAAAGGGAACGGGTGTGGATGAGTTGCTCGCCCAGATCCTGCTGCAGGCGGATATCCTCGAACTGACGGCCAATCCGTCACGACGGGCCATCGGGTCGGTGGTGGAAGCGCAGTTGGATCAGGGCAAGGGACCGGTCGCGACGGTGCTCGTGCAGAACGGCACGCTCCGGGTTGGCGACGACTACATCTGTGGCATCTACTCCGGTCGGGTGCGCGCGCTGCTTGACGAGCGTGGCAAGCCGGTGAAGGAGGCCGGACCGGCGATTCCGGTGCAGATTCTCGGTCTGACAGGCGTGCCGATGGCGGGCGATCAACTGCTGGTCGTCGAAGATGCCTCCGCCGCGCGCGAGATTGCGCAGCGACGGGAACGTCTCGATCGCGAATCGAAGAGCCGTCGCACGACGCGTGGCGTGGTGTCGCTGGAAGATTTCATGTCGCACGCGGCGGCAGGCCAGAAGCGGCAGCTGCGGCTGATCATCAAGGCCGACCAGGGTGGTCCGGCCGAAGCGCTCGCCGATGCGCTCGGTCAGTTGTCGAATCCCGAAGTCCAGGTGGAGATCCTCCACCGGGGTGTGGGCGCCATTGCCGAGAGCGATATCCTGCTGGCCAAGGCATCTGGCGCCATCATCATTGGCTTCCATGTGCGGCCCGACAACAACGCGCGGGCAGCGGCGGAGCGCGAAGGCGTCGACATCAAGTTGTACAAGATCATCTACGAGGCGGTCGCCGATGTGAAGTTGGCGCTGGAAGGGATGCTGCGTCCCGAATCGCGCGAAGTCGTCTTTGGCGAAGCGCAGGTGCGCGAGACGTTCAAGGTGGCGCGCGTTGGCGTGATCGCGGGTTGCATCGTGCGCAGCGGCAACATCAACCGAAAAGGCCGCATCCGGGTCATTCGCGATGGCGTCGAGATGTACGATGGCACCATTGCGTCGCTGCGCCGCTTCAAGGACGATGTCAACGAAGTCAAGGAAGGTTACGAGTGCGGTATCGGGATCGAGAACTTCAACGACGTCAAGATTGGCGACGTCTTCGAGTGCTATCGGACTGAGGAAGTCGCCCGCACTCTCGATCAGGCTGCAAAGTCCTGAGGAGCACACATGGGCGAACCGCGGCGGCCTGACCGCGTGGCCGAAGCCATTCGCGAGGGGGTGGCGACCTTCCTCGCGGATGGGGCGAAGGATCCGCGTATTCGCGGGTTTGTCACGGTCACGGCCGTGGACGTGACCCGCGACCTTCGACACGCGACGGTGTTTGTCAGCGTGATGGGTGGTGACGCGGCGGTGAAGGCGACGTTCGAAGGGCTGGCCAGCGCCGCGCTGCATTTGCGTTCGTTGCTGGGCAAGTCGTTGCGATTGCGCAATGCGCCGGAGATTCACTTCAAGGCCGACGAGAGCATCGCGCGGGCGTCCCGGATCGAGCAACTGCTCGCGCAGGTGCGCAATGAGCGGGAGTCGGGCAACCCCGAGTGATCGGCGTGTGAGGGGGGTGCTGTTCGTCGACAAACCGGCGGGCATCAGCTCGCACGATGTCGTGAGCACGGTGCGTCGCGCCGCGCGCACCCGGCGCGTCGGACACGCCGGGACGCTCGATCCGTTCGCGACCGGTTTGCTGGTCGTGGCCGTCGGGGCGTGCACGCGATTGCTCCCCTATGTGGCGGGCGAACCGAAAGTCTACGATGCACTGGTCCAATTCGGCAGCGAAACGGACACGGATGATGCCACAGGCCGCGTGGTGCGGTGCGCTGCGCCACCACCGCCAGCGGCCGTCGCGGCAGCGATGTCCGCACTGACAGGGACGTTCGATCAGGTGCCACCGGTATTTTCGGCCAAGCATGTGGATGGTCAACGGGCCTACGCCGTCGCCCGGCGTGGAGGAAACGTCGATCTCGCGCCCGTGCCGGTGACCGTGCACCGGTGGGAGACGCTCGAACAGCAACTCGCGTGTATCCGTGTGCGCATCACGTGCGCCGGTGGCACGTATGTGCGTGCACTGGCGCGCGATCTGGGTCGTGCGTTGCAGAGTGCCGCGCACTGTGCTGAACTGCGTCGCGTGGCCAGTGGACCGTCGCTGGTGACCGAGGCGGTTCGATTCGATGCGCTGACGCCCGGGGCGATCGCTGACGGGACGATTGGGCTGCGTTCGCCGCTCGGACTGCTGGAGCCAATGGCCCATGAGCCGCTTGACGAGGCGGCCCTGCTCGCGCTGTCACACGGTCGTGCGGTACCGGCGCATCACCCGGGACCTCGCGCCGCGTTACTGTCTGGCGGCCAGGTGGTGGGCATCGCCGATCGCGTGGTGGATCCGGTGCTGGGGGATCGCTGGCAGCCGCGCGTGGTCCTTCAGGGCGTCGACGCGTGAGTGAGGCGGCGCGGTCGGAGCCGATGAACCTGCCGATCGGTGCCACCGGCGCCGTCGTTACGGTGGGAACGTTTGACGGGATGCACCGTGGACATCAGGACGTCTTGCGGCGCCTCGCCGCCCGCGGCGAGGCCACTGGTCGACCCAGTGTGGTCATCACGTTCGACCCGCACCCACTGGAAGTGGTCAATCCCGCCGCCGCGCCACCGCTGCTGACGACCTTTCGGGAAAAGCTCGAGGTCATCGTGCAGACCGGGGTGTCGTACGTCGCCGTCCTGCCATTCACGCCGGGACTGGCCGCCCTCGGTGCCGAGCAGTTTGTGGATGCCGTGTTGCGCGGGCGATTTTCCATGACGGAGTTGCTGATCGGACACGACCACGGATTTGGCCGCGGGCGAACGGGAGACAGTGAGGTGCTGCGTGCACTCGGCCGCCAGCGCGGGTTCGGGGTGACGCTGCTGGAACCCGTGGCCGGTCCCGACGGGAAGGCCGTTTCGTCGACGACGATCCGACAGGCCATCGCCGATGCCGATCTGGCGAGAGCGGCCGAGGGCCTCGGTCGACCCTACTGCCTGAGCGGACGAGTGATCGGCGGAGATCGGCGAGGCCGTTTGCTGGGGTACCCCACCCTGAATCTCGATCCGCCTCCGCCGAACAAGCTGTTGCCACCGGACGGCGTCTACGCGGTGCGCGTCCAGACTCCGCAGGGCGAATTCCAAGGCATGTTGAACCTCGGGGCACGCCCCACATTTGGGGATCCTGCCCGACGCATCGAGACGCACGTATTTGACGCGTCGCACGACTGGTACGGCGCCTCCGTGCGCATTGACCTCATCCGGCGCCTCCGTGACACGAGGTCGTTTGCCGACGCAGCGGCTCTACAGGATCAGCTCAGGCACGACGAAACGGCCGCCCGCGAGGTACTGATGCCCTCCATTCGCGACTGAACCGCCAACCAGGATGCGTGGCTGGCTACCGGAAGGAGCGAATACGCCCTAAGTTACGAGGCTTGGCGTACTTCGGGGGACCGTCCCCGTATGCGTCGACGCTGTTGCTGTTCCCGTTCTTCCCGGTCGCGCCCATGACGTCGCTGGGTGTGCGACCGAGTTCACCGGATGGCGTGTCCGCTCGTTGCGAACACCATCCACCATCCACCCCTGGCCACCGGCATCGATGGCGAACCTGAAGTACCGCCTCGCGCTCATTGTGGGACTCCTCGCGGCTTCCGCGTGGTCTCTCTTTCCGCGTACCGTCGTCGAACGCGTCAAGCGTAACGGCGTGTTCGTGTACGACACCGTCAACCGGGTTCCGCTCAAGCGCGGTCTCGACCTTCAGGGTGGCATGCACCTGGAACTCGAGATCGACGAATCCAAGCAGGCGGTCGCCAACAAGTCTGAAGCCCTTGATCGGGCGCTGAAGGTGGTTCGTCAGCGTATCGACGAGTTCGGCGTTTCCGAGCCCGTCGTGCAGAAGGCCGGCGACAACCGCATCATTGTCGAACTGCCCGGTATTGACGATCCCGAACGCGCGCTCGAACTGGTGCAGAAGTCGGCGTTTCTGGAATTCCAGATTGTCGACAAGTCGCAGGCATTCGAGCGCGTCGCGCCACGGTTCGACGAGATCGCGAAGAACGCCAACATCATGGTGTCCTCGGCGAAAATCGCGGGCGGCGATACCGCGAAGTCGGTGGGCGTGACGTCGTTGCTCACGCAGAAGACCGACTCGACCAAGGACAGCACAGGGAAAGCCGTGGCGGCGGTCGGGAAGGACAGCGCGGGCAAGGACAGCACCGCCGCGAAGGCGGTGGCGGGCGGACTCTTCTCGACCAACGTGCAGCCGGGGCAGATGCCCGGGATGTACGTCGTGCCGGAAGCCGCGTACGCGGCCATTTCGCAGGCGCTGGCACTGCCCGCCATTCAGGATGCCATGCCACCGGGCAAGACCATTCGGTGGGGTGTCGACTCGCTCGTGAATGGTGCGCAACGCTTCTTCGCGTTCTATGTCCTCGATTCGCGACCGATCATCCAAGGCGACGCCCTCACCGATGCGCGTCCCAATACCGATCCGGTCGAAGGCAACGTGGTGCAGTTCACGCTGAACAACGAAGGCGCGCGACGGTTCAAGAGCGAGACGGGCAAGCATGTGAAGGACAACATGGCCATCGTGCTCGATCAGCGCGTGGTCACGGCACCGGTGCTCAATAGTGCCATCGGACGCAATGGACAGATCACGCTGGGCGGCGGATCGCTGCAGGCCGCGCAGGATCTGGCGCTCGTGCTGCGCGCGGGCGCGCTGCCCGTGCCGCTGAAGGTGGCGCAGTACGGCACCATTGGCGCCAGTCTTGGCGCGGATTCCATCAACAAGGGCGTGCTCGCGCTGGGCATCGCGATGCTGCTGATCGTCGTCATCCTGATTGGCTACTATCGTTTTGCCGGAATCCTCGCGGTCTCCGCACTGCTGCTGTACCTCATCTACACCCTCGCCATGCTGGCGGGATTCCATGCCGTACTGACCCTGCCGGGATTGGCCGGGTTCGTGTTGTCGGTCGGTATCGCGGTCGATGCCAACGTGCTGATCTTCGAGCGTATTCGCGAAGAGCTTGACCACGGAAAGTCCGTGCGCCTCTCGATTGATGAAGGTTTCCGGCACGCGCTCAGCGCGATCATCGACACGTCGGCGACCACGATTCTCTCTGGCATGGTGCTGTACCAGTACGGCACGGGGCCAGTGCGCGGCTTTGCCGTGACACTTGTCGCCGGCCTGGTCGCGTCGCTGTTCACGGCGATCTTCGTCAGCAAGACCTTCTTCTTGGTGTGGCTCAACCGCTCCCGCGGTGTCCAGACCCTGAGCATCTGAGAACGCCATGATTCGCATCTTTCACAACACCACGTATCACTTCCTCAAGCACTGTCGCCTGGCGGCCGGACTCACGGCGGCCTTCATCGCCGCGGGTCTGGTGACGTACGTGACTACCGGCGGGCCGAATTACAGCATTGAGTTCACCGGCGGCACGCTGATGCAGGTGCAGTTCAAGCAGAAGCCTGATGTGGCCGTGATCCGTTCGACACTCGATCAGGCTGGCATTACCGGGGCCGAGATTCAGCAGTTCGGCACGGAGCTGGATTACACCATTCGGGCCCGTGACGAAAAGCAGGTGGAGGCGCAAGCGGCCGGTGCTGAAGGCATCTCCAAGAAGATCGTCTCGGCATTGACGCAGAAGTACGGTGCGGGAGCGGTCAGTATGGTGCGTACCGAAGCGGTGGGGCCCAAGGTGGGCAGTGAACTGCGCTCCGGCGCGTTCAAGGCCATGTTGCTCGCCTCGCTGTTCACGCTGATCTACCTCGCGATTCGGTTCGATTGGCGATTCGGGCTTGCGGCGGTGCTCTCCACGGCCCACGACATCCTGGTGACGCTCGCGTTCATCAAGTTGCTCAACATCGAAGTTTCGCTGACGGTGGTGGCCGCCATCCTGACGTTGCTGGGGTATTCGGCGAACGACACCATCATCATCTTCGACCGCGTGCGCGAAAACCTGCGCAAGATGCGAAAGGGTGAATCGCTGCCCGAGGTGCTCGATCGCTCCATCAACGAAACCTTGCCGCGATCCATCATGACGCATGCCACGACCCTGGCGGCCACGTTGGCGCTGTTGCTGGTGGCCGGTGAGGTGATTCGCCCGTTCGCGTGGGTGATGGCGTTCGGTGTGTTTGTCGCCACCTTCTCGTCGATCTACGTGGCGGGACCCATTCTGATGTACATCGAGTCGCGCTATCCGCGTGGCGCCGCGGAAGCGCAGAGTCGGGCCATTCGGGCGGGAACGGATGCCGCTTCGGCCCCCGCGCCGTCGACAGCGCGCGCCGATCGCGCCAAGGCGCGATAAGGAAACACGTCAACGGCCACGTTCCGCGCGCGTCGTCATGACGGCGTTCGTCGATAGTCACGTGCACTTGGCGGACGTCGCGTTCGCTGACGATGCGTCGGCAGTGATCGACCGGGCCCGCGCTGCTGGTGCGCGGGCCCTCGTGTGTATCGGGGAGTCGCCGGCCGCCGCCCTGCGCGCGCAGGCCATCGCCGCGCGGTTCCCCGACTTCGTGTTTCACACCTGTGGGGTGCATCCCTACGACGCCAACACCTATGACGCTGCCAGGGACAACGCGGCAATCCGGGCCGCGGTCAGCGCGGGGGCCGTGGCGGTGGGGGAGTGCGGACTCGACTACCACTACGATCATGTCACGCCAACGCAGCAGCGACTGGTGTTGGCTGGGCAGATCGCGCTGGCGGCCGAACTCTCACGTCCGTTGGTGCTGCACACGCGCGAGGCCGAAGAGGACACGCGCGCGGTGTTGCGCGACGCCCACTCGGCAGGTGTGTGCGGCGTACTGCACTGCTTCACGGGAACCCGGGCGCTGGCCGAAGACGCACTCGCCGCCGGATGGTACATCTCATTCAGCGGCATCGTCACCTTCAAGTCGTGGACAGGTGATGCCGAGTTGCGGCTCGTACCCGACGACCGCCTGCTTATCGAGTCCGACGCGCCATATTTGGCGCCGGTTCCGTATCGCGGGAAGCGGAACGAGTCGGCCTATGTCGCGATGACCCTTGCTCGGATTGCGGCCGTGCGCGACACTGAACCGACACGGCTTGGCGCGCAGACGG
This genomic window from Gemmatimonadaceae bacterium contains:
- a CDS encoding ribosomal L7Ae/L30e/S12e/Gadd45 family protein, with product MNAVSGAALDEAARRKVLGLLGLGVRGRLVVVGAERVRLEALKGTVQLAVVAMDVSRHSLDKVTPVLRARSIEVIEWPSSAELGGAVGRDTTAAVGIVDQALARGIRGAVAGAAPAGDATRVSR
- the infB gene encoding translation initiation factor IF-2, with translation MSKLRVHDMAGEFGISADEVIALLRQMDVPVRSHLSLLTDDQVSRIRARWEREKRVRAEKAQPAPVATPRRRRTGAAPEAPVVAEVQPEPVAHSVRRRRRSETDGALDGADAVAEAVEEAPTATVVEQSPPPSAPPTSAPVRRSAAVPDRDTSAESDQSSIETVAEPATPAKPAVVAPAREATAVEPSASATNVSEEPKAAAPVVATTPPVADTPPTSAPVIESAKVPPVSPVIPTADAAAVVSPAAPPLSPDRPRPRPVVPGAPRPRAGSSGTPNFGTARPIASAAPGGGLGQGQRRDDRRPGMPGAGGQQGGQGGAPGAQPGGQGASAAAASSQSARRGKKGKRGSVDQEAVTANISKTMTAMRGPVQRGRSGRRFGTEMREEMESQRVAAVERERKTVRVNEFITVSELAQTLGISATQIVGFAFKTLALMVTINQRLDFDQIELIASEFGFQAVKESDYAADLLETVEADAKEDLRPRPPVVTIMGHVDHGKTSLLDYIRKANVVAGEAGGITQHIGAYHVQVGNDRQITFLDTPGHEAFTAMRARGAHVTDIVVIVIAADDQVMPQTVEAISHAKSAGVPIIIAINKVDLPTADIAKVKQDLLQHDVVLEQFGGTVLHSEISAKKGTGVDELLAQILLQADILELTANPSRRAIGSVVEAQLDQGKGPVATVLVQNGTLRVGDDYICGIYSGRVRALLDERGKPVKEAGPAIPVQILGLTGVPMAGDQLLVVEDASAAREIAQRRERLDRESKSRRTTRGVVSLEDFMSHAAAGQKRQLRLIIKADQGGPAEALADALGQLSNPEVQVEILHRGVGAIAESDILLAKASGAIIIGFHVRPDNNARAAAEREGVDIKLYKIIYEAVADVKLALEGMLRPESREVVFGEAQVRETFKVARVGVIAGCIVRSGNINRKGRIRVIRDGVEMYDGTIASLRRFKDDVNEVKEGYECGIGIENFNDVKIGDVFECYRTEEVARTLDQAAKS
- the rbfA gene encoding 30S ribosome-binding factor RbfA, with the translated sequence MGEPRRPDRVAEAIREGVATFLADGAKDPRIRGFVTVTAVDVTRDLRHATVFVSVMGGDAAVKATFEGLASAALHLRSLLGKSLRLRNAPEIHFKADESIARASRIEQLLAQVRNERESGNPE
- the truB gene encoding tRNA pseudouridine(55) synthase TruB, coding for MLFVDKPAGISSHDVVSTVRRAARTRRVGHAGTLDPFATGLLVVAVGACTRLLPYVAGEPKVYDALVQFGSETDTDDATGRVVRCAAPPPPAAVAAAMSALTGTFDQVPPVFSAKHVDGQRAYAVARRGGNVDLAPVPVTVHRWETLEQQLACIRVRITCAGGTYVRALARDLGRALQSAAHCAELRRVASGPSLVTEAVRFDALTPGAIADGTIGLRSPLGLLEPMAHEPLDEAALLALSHGRAVPAHHPGPRAALLSGGQVVGIADRVVDPVLGDRWQPRVVLQGVDA
- a CDS encoding bifunctional riboflavin kinase/FAD synthetase, which codes for MSEAARSEPMNLPIGATGAVVTVGTFDGMHRGHQDVLRRLAARGEATGRPSVVITFDPHPLEVVNPAAAPPLLTTFREKLEVIVQTGVSYVAVLPFTPGLAALGAEQFVDAVLRGRFSMTELLIGHDHGFGRGRTGDSEVLRALGRQRGFGVTLLEPVAGPDGKAVSSTTIRQAIADADLARAAEGLGRPYCLSGRVIGGDRRGRLLGYPTLNLDPPPPNKLLPPDGVYAVRVQTPQGEFQGMLNLGARPTFGDPARRIETHVFDASHDWYGASVRIDLIRRLRDTRSFADAAALQDQLRHDETAAREVLMPSIRD
- the secD gene encoding protein translocase subunit SecD, with amino-acid sequence MANLKYRLALIVGLLAASAWSLFPRTVVERVKRNGVFVYDTVNRVPLKRGLDLQGGMHLELEIDESKQAVANKSEALDRALKVVRQRIDEFGVSEPVVQKAGDNRIIVELPGIDDPERALELVQKSAFLEFQIVDKSQAFERVAPRFDEIAKNANIMVSSAKIAGGDTAKSVGVTSLLTQKTDSTKDSTGKAVAAVGKDSAGKDSTAAKAVAGGLFSTNVQPGQMPGMYVVPEAAYAAISQALALPAIQDAMPPGKTIRWGVDSLVNGAQRFFAFYVLDSRPIIQGDALTDARPNTDPVEGNVVQFTLNNEGARRFKSETGKHVKDNMAIVLDQRVVTAPVLNSAIGRNGQITLGGGSLQAAQDLALVLRAGALPVPLKVAQYGTIGASLGADSINKGVLALGIAMLLIVVILIGYYRFAGILAVSALLLYLIYTLAMLAGFHAVLTLPGLAGFVLSVGIAVDANVLIFERIREELDHGKSVRLSIDEGFRHALSAIIDTSATTILSGMVLYQYGTGPVRGFAVTLVAGLVASLFTAIFVSKTFFLVWLNRSRGVQTLSI
- the secF gene encoding protein translocase subunit SecF yields the protein MIRIFHNTTYHFLKHCRLAAGLTAAFIAAGLVTYVTTGGPNYSIEFTGGTLMQVQFKQKPDVAVIRSTLDQAGITGAEIQQFGTELDYTIRARDEKQVEAQAAGAEGISKKIVSALTQKYGAGAVSMVRTEAVGPKVGSELRSGAFKAMLLASLFTLIYLAIRFDWRFGLAAVLSTAHDILVTLAFIKLLNIEVSLTVVAAILTLLGYSANDTIIIFDRVRENLRKMRKGESLPEVLDRSINETLPRSIMTHATTLAATLALLLVAGEVIRPFAWVMAFGVFVATFSSIYVAGPILMYIESRYPRGAAEAQSRAIRAGTDAASAPAPSTARADRAKAR
- a CDS encoding TatD family hydrolase, whose product is MTAFVDSHVHLADVAFADDASAVIDRARAAGARALVCIGESPAAALRAQAIAARFPDFVFHTCGVHPYDANTYDAARDNAAIRAAVSAGAVAVGECGLDYHYDHVTPTQQRLVLAGQIALAAELSRPLVLHTREAEEDTRAVLRDAHSAGVCGVLHCFTGTRALAEDALAAGWYISFSGIVTFKSWTGDAELRLVPDDRLLIESDAPYLAPVPYRGKRNESAYVAMTLARIAAVRDTEPTRLGAQTVENTRQLFGLPVLATVPLLDSDSPR